In one Magallana gigas chromosome 7, xbMagGiga1.1, whole genome shotgun sequence genomic region, the following are encoded:
- the LOC117684509 gene encoding dexamethasone-induced Ras-related protein 1-like: MVYERKSASIERILRIGVLGAKKVGKTSMITRLLKRRYPDKYSPTIETLFRYDIQTSEKKFTKLEILDTAGNFEFPEMLRKAVRSCHAFVLMFDLNDSKQTFREVETLRQLILDERSGESVPIIVIANKSDSVVVKDSEENKVLDAVVSIDWDC, encoded by the exons ATGGTGTACGAAAGAAAATCAGCAAGCATTGAAAGGATTCTTCGCATTGGAGTGTTGGGGGCAAAGAAAGTCGGGAAAACATCAATGATCACCCGTTTACTGAAGAGAAGATATCCAGACAAATACAGTCCAACGATTGAAACATTGTTCCGATACGACATCCAAACCTCTGAAAAGAAATTCACAAAACTGGAAATTCTGGATACGGCAGGTAACTTCGAGTTTCCAGAAATGTTGAGAAAAGCTGTCAGATCTTGCCATGCTTTTGTATTAATGTTTGACTTGAACGACTCGAAACAAACATTCCGCGAAGTGGAAACATTGAGGCAACTCATTTTGGACGAGAGAAGTGGAGAATCTGTCCCTATCATTGTCATTGCTAATAAGTCTGATTCAGTCGTCGTGAAAGACAGTGAGGAAAACAAAGTTCTCGATGCCGTTGTATCAATAGACTGGGACT GCTGA